Below is a genomic region from Miscanthus floridulus cultivar M001 chromosome 1, ASM1932011v1, whole genome shotgun sequence.
GGCGATGTAGATGCAACGGCGAAGCGGACACACGGGCGGCGGTGCTGCGGCCTGATGGGCTGTTGCTCGGAGAAGATGCACGTAGTACTCGGCGATGGTGTCGATGACGAGCCGATGGGCCGTGCAACCGTGTGGGGACGGCCGATGCACAGCCGATGGCGTGCCGGGGCAGCCGATGGCCTAGTCGATGCCGGAGTAGTACGCGCGAGGTCGACGGGCGGTGGGTGACTCAATCTCGATCAGTGATCGAGCAAACCAAAAAGATACAGCAACAGGGGTTCATGTGTACCCAGCGAGACGgcacgacggcggcggtgcgACCCGATCGGGCGGCGCAAGGCGCACGGCGGGACGCGGACGCGCGGGGTCGAAGGCGCCGACGCGGATCGACGTCGTGGAGATGGGCAGATCCACCCGACAGCAACGACACGCCAGATCTGACTACCTCCATGGCAGCGCAGGGTCGGGGCGTGTGGCCGGGCCAGGCCGCCACCACGGCGGCACGGGATGAGATCCATCTGCCTCCATGCGACGAAGATCCGGAAGGTGTTGACGACAACAGCCAGTGACGAGTCCAgggacgaggcggcggcggcccggCGGTGACGTAGGGGAGAGCCCGATCTGCTGCGCGACGACGGCGATGGCAGCCGGATCAATAGGATCGGGCGCCTAAACGGGGGCGCTGCCCCCGGCGGAGATTGATCTCTCCCTGGGGTCGCGTGGTGCGGAAGCaggggcggctagggttaggatctAAACCTAGGCGAATGATACCATGAAGGAGAATATAATTGGTGGAATATTAGATGTATTGCATTGGGCctcatgggctgattatatagggTATATAGGACTAACACCTCACGTGGGTACacaatgtggtactattcctaTTTACTCTAACAGATTATATGGAGCTTCACTTAGTTGCCATTTGCTGAGACACACAGCACAAAGGCTATTTAGATAGACTCAGCAAAACATTCATCCCAATTTGAATAAAATACAAAATGTTTTCATTAGCTGGTGCAAATATCTTTCGACAGGAGAGTATACAGGCTCGGCTCCTACGAGCACACGACTGAGGTAGAGACCATTCTCTTTGTGCCAATACCCCAAGAGATTCATCCAAAGCTGTAGTCTACTGTACAAGCTCCTTCCCTGGAGTCGGCACAGTCAGGACTGGCTGGTTGAGGCAGTTTTTTATGCCATCTGGGTCTTACCGGCAGTTTTCATCCCCAAAAGAATGGAATGTATTTTTGGTGACTCTTGTAAAAGGTTGGATTCTTCCTGCAAAATTGCGCTATGAATCACCTGATGTATGTCAGGTGCCCTTGAAGGCAGCGCAGCTCCTCAAGGTCGATTTCTAATTTAGTTGGCTAGAGAAAATGGCCCGAATTTTTTGTGTGTCTAAGTCATACtagttgtcggggaccaatactagggtacccgaagaggagctaatgaccatcaacattgattcatcgagcagtcaagagcgcgactacagctccaaccgacccccaggcgcgcaagctccgcctcgcccgacctctggaggcgggctccgcctcgcccgatcccgaggccgcgggctctgcctcgcccgacccttaggtccggactccgcctcgcctgacccttaggTCCGTGCTCCGcgtcgcccgacccttgggtttgcgctccgcctcgcccaacctctgggggcgggctccgcctcgcccgaccccaaagccgcgggctccgcctcgcccgacctttggaggcgggctccgcctcgctcgaccccaaggccgcgggctccgcctcgcccgacctttgggggcgggttccgcctcgcccgaccccgagaccacaggctccgtctcgtccgacggagacccataccgccgccaaccactccaggtccaagcgtatgggcctaggtcaaaactctaacaccaaggaagagaccggcacaccccgatgtaacccgtggccacgacgggccatacctaaggattcacatcaggaacagcgtcgggcgtaccgaTGCTGTtccgcctaaccctcgtacgaacggtgacatgcgcgtcagttcaccacgacgtccgccggaCAGGACGGAAcggaacgccatgaccgacagacgaTGCCTGCGcgtggcgccagtgacggacagggccgcgatgtggagctgtccctgttgacatctacaaggtcagcgggacccgcatgaaggagaagaaggacccggcgatcctggaagctttcctctctctctggttcttctccttttcctccgttgtaacccatgctttcccttggcctataaaagggaaagcagggcgtcccctGAGAGGGGCCCGATCCGATAAAAACCGATCGATCGAGATCGACACGAGCACtcggctgagcagcgatcgagctctcagcacccgttcactcccttCATCATAGACTTGGaatcatttccctctctcgcccgtttgtaccccctactacaaactttcagtgctagtaacacgagcagcagcgacgaactggacgtagggactttctgcccgaaccagtataaacgtcgtgtcctctaagcacaccatccgagccagacgcgcaataatacaaatttactcgtcgatggtaactcgaaacaccgacactagtcATGTTAGCGACTTAGGAGCCAGTTTTAcaccaagggggggggggggggaggagggaGGGGTGCTTATTTTACTTCTTATTAATACCTTTGCAACTGCAGTTCCTGATCCCATTGCTATTCCTATATCTGCTTTCTTGAGTGCAGGTGCATCATTGACACCATCTCCAGTCATAGCAACCTTGCACATGAAAATGAAATACAATTTAGTATATGGAAACGGATAATGGTTGTAGTTTGACATGTCGTTACTGCGATAAATTAATTGGCCATTAAAGTAAATTTGGCATATATCAATTATAATGTTAAATAAGAAACAGTGTCTGAGCTACATAAAAAGACCTATGCAATAATTAATAGAAACCCTAATGACAGAAGTGTCCTCATGCCACCGATTTTTGTTAGGTACAATGCTGCGATCCCATCATTGATGACtaaagaagaacgacggggtgGTTTGATGATAGGTATCGTATATAAATGTTAGCTTACCACTTCATTATGTGTTTGCAAGGCTTCAACAAGCATCTTCTTATGGGAAGGTTCCACTCTGCACCATCCAGTATAAATTATCAGGTTAGTGAAGGACAATTGAAAGTAAAGAACTGAGAACATCACTATGTGATATCATATTTACATTATTTTAAAACAAAGCTTAACATCAATTATGAGTAACTGCCCCATGTCATTAATGTGCAGAAACAACCAAATCCAACCCAGTGTTGAGGCTGCTGCTAGGTCTAATTTTTCATATTCAAAGGCGGTTCTGACATGTTATGGTGGCCAGCAAAGTAAGAATTGAAAATCTTTTCCTTAGGAAGTCGAAATTGAGAAACAAAATCCTCTTCACTCGAACATTATGAAATTCTGAATTAAAAAGAATTTATTTTCTCACAGCCTGGACAATGGTAAGCAAACTATAATGCACAGTACAAGTAGCCTTCTTGTTCCCATTTTTAACCAGAAAATTTTCAATTACACTATGTTCTCATTCCTTGAAACAAGAAGTACCGTAGGCATATGATCACTAACAAGCAACAAGAGAAACCCGATCTATTTCATACCTTGTAGACACCAGGTCACTATTATTTTTGTTTTAGATTATTCTCTTGTGTGGTCATAGATAATCTTTCACCATTTACACATCCCCTTGTCTAATGCATGTGCAATCAGCAAGCGCCAGATTGCATAAGAATTTGGCCATCATGACTGCTCTCGTTTGGTAAAATAGCAAGACCCTTATGTTATTGTGCACTCAGCTTTTATAGCTTTCAAAATTCAAACTCAGTCAAAAGCTAAGCAATGATCTGGAGCAATGTGTCCAAAAGcatttttcatccaccaaaataATTCCTGACGTTCTACATTGTCCTTTTAGCTTCACAACTCAAGACCTTTCAAAGGAATAGCTGACCTGACTTATCTAGAAGACAATGATATGAAATTACCTTGAAAACAGAACCATCCTTTGTAATGCATTTGTCCTTTCCAAAGGAGGCAATCCTTCAAATTCTGATGCTGTATAGGAATACCCTGCAAAGTCATTCAAGTGCTCAAAAGCACCAATTTGCCGACACAGAGATTCTGCTGTAGACTAAAAGAGCGCGTATTAATTTTCTCACCAGTAGCAAAAGTACTCAAAAGCCTAGATTTCACCAACCTTGTTATCCCCAGTAACAACTATAACACGGATCCCCGCAGACATACAAGAGTGGATAGCATCCCAAACTTCTTCTCTTGGTGGATCAAGCATCCCAACCTTAACAAGTACCAAAAGAATGGTTTCATCAATGGCTAAATCATTATCATACACAACAGAAACAAAAGGCAAACCACATTACAACAAGAAGAAAATGTAACAGAAAACAAAGGAAGAGAGGAAGAAGCAGGAGAATGATAAACCATACCAATCCTATAAATGTGAGGTTGGACTCATCACCATAAGAAATACTTTGTTGACCAGCTGGCATCCGTTTTAATGCTAATGCTAAGCACCTAAGTGTGTCTTTCCCTGCAAAACTAGAGTTTCGAGAGCATTTAGCATATTTATACTATAGCCTAAAACTATAATATATGTTTTTAGAGTATTCAATCTAAACAAAGTTTACAAGTGCATGAAAACAGAACAATCAATCAAAACAGCAAGTTTAACCCAAGGAGAAAATAATCAAGGTCCCTTGCCAAAGTGTCAGAAGTATTACTAACTACGTTGATATTTTGTTTTCGCGAACATGAaagagagctgcgtatcattattATTAAAAAGAAACTAATTACACTGATATGAGCTGGATATTTCAATATTATACTATTATAGTAAGATTCCATAAAAGCATGCCTTAAGACAGATAACATATGAAAAAGGCTAACCTTTGAAATCTAGCTTCCAACTCGTTACGAATGTCCATAGTCAGTGGTACTGAAGAACCATCATCATTGCACAATATATGTGTGCATCTGGCCATTATACTTTCAGGTGCACCTTTTGAAAACATAATTTCCTGGTGTTTTCTACTGCAGAGGACGCTCATCATTTTGCGGTCTCGGGAGAACTCTAGAACGGATATCTAAAAAAATCAGAAAATAGAGAATGAATTTTGAAAATATGAATATAAAGAAATAGAATATAAAGAAAAGAGGCTGATTATATGTATAAAAAAAGATTAGCCTCATTCAAGTGATCATGAACTTGTCAACATGGAATAATTCAACCACATGTCTACACTAGTTGACATAAAAGGTTAACAGGATGAGTTGATCAAGATAACGTTTATGCAGATACAGTTGAAACCTTCCAGAATATGGGAGGAACAACTGTTGACGCTGCTGGGACTTTAGAGGCCCTTGCATACAGTATCAGCCATATTCCTGAGTGAGGATCTAAATAGTCCCGTTACCTGACAAAGGTTGATTAGACATAATGTGGAAAATAGTAAAGCATTTGACAACAATGAACAATGAGAGCAGTGTCAGTAACACCATATGGTCTACTGTACTAATCCCATAAGTTGTCTATGCATTTGAGGAACTGTGCTTGCTTGGTAGGGACTAGTGACCAAGGTGCAGAGTGACGAGCAATTAAGATGCCAAATGTATTCATCAAACCTGAAGTTCTCAGGCAGCATTTGAAAACCATGAAGTTATAGCGATCTGACTAGAAAGTCATTCAAAACTTGTTTCATTTTGCCTATTTACTAAAGGAGACATTTTCTGACTTTTTAAATATACTAGAAAGAATTAGTTCATGGTCAAAAGATATTCCCATAGGAAAATACAAATGATGATCTTTAAGGGAATCACAGATACAGCAAGTTTGTAGTACAGAAGAAATATAGCaatgtttttcttcttaatataaagatACGCAGTGTGTGTTCgagaaaagaacaaaaaaaaatatagCAATTCAAACAAGATGAGGGTAATAACCTTTCTAAACTGATTTTCCCAATAACGGTTGCAGTATGATGCACGCTCGTGCTTAGTTAGCATGTTGAGGGCTGAAGGCATTGAGTCAAAACCAGGAAGACCAACCTAAGAGTAATGTACAAAATGAAcattaaaattaaaatttaaatCAAGTTCATAAATCCCGTGAAAGCAAAAGTGCACAGATGTTTATCTATATGCAGTAACTGACCTTCTCCACCAGCACACGCAGAGCAACTTCAGTGGACTCTCCAATTTTTTCATAAGATTTTTTATCAGGATTGTATTGTAGAGTGGACTCATTGCAAAGAGCTGAACACATAGCAAGATGGAGGAGACATGGCGATTGAGGGGGAAACTCTAACTGCAACAGATGAAAGTCTTTAATTAGTTCTAAAACCCTAAATCCAAAAGAGACTTGCAACTATACATGTGTAATAACATAGGTGGTGTAACAAATGGCGATAGCGCTGGAGTGTTTCACATGCTGTCCAAAAAAATCAAGTACACATCCAAAAGGGCATGTAATGGAATCAGTCCATCTGCTCTGTGCTGAGAAAGTAAAGTTTACAGATTGAGAAAAAGCTTTGTACTAAACTCAGTGTCTCGCACTGGCAAGTAGTCGGGTAGAAGGCTTTGTCAATTGTCGGCATGAAATACACTACCAATCATACTCTGTTCTGTTTCCCTAATGAAAATCATTCCTTGATGAAACTGGACTTCTCTGAACAAACTGCTAAAATCTCCAGGAGGGGTGTGATGGGCCATTTCAGGTGCTAGGCGTTACCTTCTATAAAATGCAAGCATTTTTCTCTCCCTAAATTGAAGAGAACATAACTTATATTCAATAATGCAGGTTTTGAGATTTTTTGCACTATAGAAATCCCAGAAATTGTTGGAACCTAAAGAATATGGTATTTACCTGCAACCCGCCAGCATCATAAATAAAACCATCAGGAGCAAATGTTGTTCCACTAATGGAGTACTCATCAGTCATTGGTCTCTGGTGCACAGACCGCACAACGCACACCTGTGAtgttaaaaaaaaaacattttaagCCATGCGATAAATTTGAATATATCAACCTGCCAtgaaaataaattttaattaaaaGATCCTGTTGTATTTCAGCTACATATCATACTGAGAACCTGTATATGCAACAAGGATAACATAATGGAAACGGCTAAATAAAAGAGAAACACATCACCTTTGACACAGACATCATGTTTGTTGTAAGAGTACCAGTTTTGTCACTGCAAATAACTGTTGTGCATCCTAATGTCTCTACAGAGGGAAGTGACCTAACTATGGCATTCAAGCGAGCCATTCTCTTGGTACCAAGAGCTAAGCACCTAGAAGAAAACAAACAAATGATTTATGAGGTTTATTTCAATGTGGAATGGAATAGAGTACAACACCACATGTAAGCAAACATGATCTTGGGACAGCCGAGAAATTGTTTCACAGGAAACTCACGTTGTTACCACAGCTGGGAGACCTTCTGGAATAGCCGCGACAGCAAGAGCAACAGCTACCTATCAAGCGAAAAACAACAGAGAGTACATGCTTTGAGAAACAATATTAGGAGCAAAATGCAAATGAGTAAGGATGAGTCACATAACCATACACCCACAGTTGCGGCAGTAATTTACAAAATCAACTAAAATGGTGTACTATAGTGATGAATTATTTATTAGCAATTCTGGTGATAAGTTGTTGAAGATGCATAACATGTAGTGCATTTAATGGTCACAAAAATATAAAGGTGTGAAGAAGATTTTTGACAGGGTCAGTTGACTTGGTAATAAACTGGAGAAGCATAAGTTGTACCTACACAATGAAGTAAAAAACAAACAAAGAAACATGATGAGAAGACATCCTCCAGGATTTATTAAGAGGGGAGAACCGAACCCTTTTGGGAGGTACTCACACAATCTTAAGAGTACCCAGGTTTGCGGGCAGGTGGGCGTCCTCACAGCTGGAGgcactacaacaacaacaacaacaacaaagcctttaagtcccaaacaagttggggtaggctagagttgaaacccaacagaagcaatcaaggttcaggcacgtgaatagctgtcttccaagcactcctatctaaggctaagtctttgggtatattccatcctttcaagtctccttttattgcctctacccaagtcaacttcagtcttcctctgcctctcttcacgttactatcctgacttaggattccactacgcaccggtgcatctggaggtctccgttgcacatgtccaaaccatctcaaccggtgttggacaagcttttcttcaattggcgctacccctaatctctcacgtatatcatcgttccgaactcgatcccttcttgtatgaccgcaaatccaacgcaacatatgcatttccgcgacacttagctgttgaatatgtcgtcttttcgtaggccaacattctgcaccatacaacatagcaggtctaatcgccgtcctataaaacttgccttatagcttctgtggtacccttttgtcatataggacaccagacgcttgccgccacttcatccaccctgctttgattctatggctaacatcttcatcaatatccccgtccctctgtagcattgatcctaaatatcgaaaggtatccttcctaggcactacttggccttccaaactaacatcttcctcctcccgagtagtagtgccgaagtcacatctcatatactcagttttagctctactaagtctaaaacctttggactccaaagtctgccgccataactccagtttctgattcactcctgtccggctttcatcaactagcactacatcgtccgcaaaaagcatacaccaagggatgtccccttgtatgtcccttgtgacctcatccatcactaaagcaaacaaataagggctcaaagctgacccttgatgtagtcctatcctaatcgagaagtcatccgtgtctccatcacttgttcgaactctagtcacaacattgttgtacatgtccttaatgagcccaacgtacttcgttgggactttatgtttgtccaaagcccaccacataacattccttggtattttatcataagccttctccaagtcaataaaaaccatgtgtaggtccttcttcttctccctataccgctccataacttgtcttattaagaaaatggcttccatggttgaccttccgggcatgaaaccaaattggttcatagagacccgcgttattgctctcaagcgatgctcgataactctctcccatagcttcatagtatggctcatcaacttaattccccggtaatttgtacaactttgaatatcccctttattcttgtagatcggtaccaatatacttctcctccactcatcaggcatcttgttcgatcgaaaaatatggttgaacagcttggttaaccatactatagctatgtccccgaggcatctccacacctcgattgggataccatccggtcccatcgccttacctcctttcatccttttcaacgtctctctgacctcagattcttggattctccgcacaaagcgcctattggtgtcatcaaaagagtcatctaactgaaaggttgtgtccatattctcaccattgaacaatttgtcaaaatactcttgccatcgatgtcggatctcatcctcctttaccaagagatgctccctttcatccttaatgcacttaacttggttgaagtcccttgtctttctctcacgaaccttagccatcctataaatgtccttctctcattccttcgtactcaaatgttggtaaagatcctcgtacgctctaccctttgccacacttacagctcgctttgcagtcttctttgccaccttatacttctctatgttgtccacactcctgtcatggtacaagcgtctatagcattctttcttctccttaatagcccacACATCTTAGACCCGACCAGGGGGGAGAGACATCTCCCTGATTATGCCCTTAAGAAGTCtgtgccagccttcgaacctgGACTGGTGATAGGGGTTTCATCAACCCCCAGACTTCAATGGTCTAACCAGTGTAACTCAGGAAAAGTTGGCATACTGCACGCATCTTGCAATCACTAATATATACTAAGGCCTGTCAACCCCAACTTCAAGAGCTAAGGTTTGTCAGAGTGAGTTTTTACCTAAAAAAGTCACTATGCATGCCACCAGAGAACATTATAATGAAAAGAAACACATAATAAATATGAACAAACAACACAAGAAAACTCAGTCCATTTGTGAAAAGAATTATAGAATCTAAACAGCTGTCTTTCATGGAAGAGAACTATAGTCAAGTTAGACAATGCAACCAACTAGACTGCAAATGTGGTCCCAATTCCCAAAGAATGGATCAACATGGTCAAATAATGTATCCTGGAagcagacacacacacacacacacacacacttttacaGCATAACTTCAAGTGTTCAACCTAATAAATAAGATAGTACACCAATCGAATGTTACAGAAATGTAAGTTGAAACATAGGTGCAACAGCATACCTTAAAATAGTGGATGGCACCCCTAACAAAGCCACCATGAGAAGGGTCACGAAAATGTCCAATATTCACAACCCAAACAAGTATGCAGATCCCTGCTATCACCTGAAAATAACATTGTATTATGGAGAAGCTTGAAAAGGCATTTGAACTGCACAATTTGTCTGGAATAAATGCAGGGGCCCACGTTCAACAGAATAAATATTTCATTTCTCTCTGGGACACTATAATATTTATCAACAATATGATTGTGTAATGACACTGCAGCTTCTAATGATAAGTCAAACATTAAGATCCAGGAAAGAATATTAAACTAATGCTGCTCGGATTGTATAATGTCATCAGTCTCTCGATAGTTGATACATAAAATGTTTCAATGATCACTTCAGTGCTAAATTTCAATGCCATAGTATTTCTTAGTTTTGGAAGGAAAAAACAATAACTCACAACTTGTTAAAAGGACCATGATCACCTTTGCCAAAAAAGTGCCAAATTCATCAAGCTTTTTCTTCAAAGGTGTTGCTTCCTGTAATATTGTGAGAATTTTAACTGTGAGCAGAATAATCATTATATAAATCAGGGGGTGAGGCTACAATTAATCAAAGTACAAATAGGCATACTAGTTGCAACATAAAAGAGAGGTAAAGTTAGAATGAAGTTAAATCGCATAGTTCAATTCTCACTGAAGGTGTAAATGATAAGAAATATAAGTGCTCAAGTACTTACATCCTCTGTTCTTAGCATAGCATCACGTATACTTCCCATTGCAGTATTAGAACCAACCCCAATAACGATTGCTCTTGCTCTACCAGCTACAACAACAGTTCCCTGGGAAACAACAACAGCACAAACATAGAATTCTCAGAGGAGGCAACAAAAGTTGGAAGAGTAAAAAGATAATATAGGTGTTTTAGAATGTGCATATTCAAAGATCATTTCAGCACAAGTACCAGGAACTCAAGAAAAAACTAGGGTTAATTTGATCTATGCCGTCACAATCGTCATGTTTCTGAGTTCTACCATTATTATTAATCTATATGGAATCATGCCACCACAAGATTTCATGTACCTGAAATATGCCACTTTATAAGTTTAGGGCAATGTTGGGCCCATTACAAGCAATTATAGTCTCATATGGACCAAAATGCCTCTGCTACTCCCATCTTCCTCCACTCACTGACGTGCGACCCCATGCGTCACCCCCTCACTACCACCTGAGCCCCCACTACCTGCTCCTCCTCTCATGATCAGTGTCTGCCTCCTGTCCCTCCTCCCATGTCCAGCCTCCAGCTGCCGGAGCTCGGGATAACCCGTGccacctccgccgcctcctctcgCATGATGACAAAGGCAAACAGCCCCTCGAAGATGCCTCCAGATCTGGGCTTCAACTCGTGCGCAGTCGAAACAGCAGAACCAGCAAGTGGGAGCGTGACGTGTGGGGCGGCACCAGGTTGACGTGCAGGCACAGCTCAGCAAAGCTACGGAGCCAGCGGCGCAGCGAGACTGGCATGTGGTGGCAGTGAGGCCAGCAAGCAAGGTGGCGTAGCGCATGGGCCGGTGACCGGCGAGTGTGGGCGCGGCAAGGCTCCAGACCCGACACACAGTGAGGCTAGAAAGCGGGACAGCGCAACGCGCGGGACCGCTGGCCATCAAGCGTGGACACTAGGCTCCGGAGCTGGCGAGCACAGGAGCAGGGGTAGTGCAGCGAGGTCGGTGTGCGGCGCAAGCAAGGCTTCATTGGCTGCTGCTCGAAGCTCGTCCAATCTAGTTGTGCGCAAGGGGCCACACCCACCTCCAATGTTAACTTTAACAGTGGCTTCAGTGGCGGAGGATCATTGAGACCAAAGGGGGCCATGGCCACCCCTGATTTTGATTGTTTCTTAAGAGTAACAGTGCTTATTGAGCAGTAAATGTTGAAAATCTATGTGGATTAGCACTAATGGCCCCTCCTAACTTTAAGGTGAAGCTCCGCCACTGCGTGGCTTGGCGGTTCCGCAAGTCGGCAAGGACTGCGGTGACGCGGTGGGGATATGGGAGCGGGTGTGTGACATCATCAAGTTCGGGGGCCTGGCGCTGCATGGAGGAGTCCATGGAAAAATGCCGGACTAGCCGAGAGTATATGGATAAGCTCCGTCCCTAGCGGACATGCTCATCCACGAGGCAGCCGCTCCGCATCGTACTGCCTCcatgaggagagagagagagagagagagagagagagagagagagagagagagagagagattttgTGATCATGGTCAGATTCGAGGGTggcatgaggaagaagagagcgagggtggcgtgaggaagaagagggcaaGTGAGACTGGTATTTTCATCCATACGAAAATAACATAGCCCAAAAGATAGTCAAACTGCATCCCAGACGTACAACGTGGCATTGATCCAATTTT
It encodes:
- the LOC136454288 gene encoding calcium-transporting ATPase 3, endoplasmic reticulum-type-like isoform X1 — its product is MEDAYAKSVAEVLEAFGVDQTKGLSDSQVEQNARLYGKNVLPQEESTAFWKLVLKQFDDLLVKILIAAAVISFLLARMNGETGLSAFLEPSVIFMILAANAAVGVITETNAEKALEELRAYQADIATVLRNGCFSILPATELVPGDIVEVAVGCKVPADMRMVEMLSHQLRVDQAILTGESCSVAKELESTPARNAVYQDKTNILFSGTVVVAGRARAIVIGVGSNTAMGSIRDAMLRTEDEATPLKKKLDEFGTFLAKVIAGICILVWVVNIGHFRDPSHGGFVRGAIHYFKVAVALAVAAIPEGLPAVVTTCLALGTKRMARLNAIVRSLPSVETLGCTTVICSDKTGTLTTNMMSVSKVCVVRSVHQRPMTDEYSISGTTFAPDGFIYDAGGLQLEFPPQSPCLLHLAMCSALCNESTLQYNPDKKSYEKIGESTEVALRVLVEKVGLPGFDSMPSALNMLTKHERASYCNRYWENQFRKISVLEFSRDRKMMSVLCSRKHQEIMFSKGAPESIMARCTHILCNDDGSSVPLTMDIRNELEARFQSFAGKDTLRCLALALKRMPAGQQSISYGDESNLTFIGLVGMLDPPREEVWDAIHSCMSAGIRVIVVTGDNKSTAESLCRQIGAFEHLNDFAGYSYTASEFEGLPPLERTNALQRMVLFSRVEPSHKKMLVEALQTHNEVVAMTGDGVNDAPALKKADIGIAMGSGTAVAKSASDMVLADDNFATIVAAVAEGRAIYNNTKQFIRYMISSNIGEVVCIFVAAVLGMPDTLIPVQLLWVNLVTDGLPATAIGFNKPDGNIMTVKPRKVNEAVVSGWLFFRYLVIGAYVGLATIAGFVWWFVYSENGPRLPYSELVNFDSCSTRQTSYPCSIFEDRHPSTVSMTVLVVVEMFNALNNLSENQSLLVIHPWSNLWLVGSIILTMLLHVTVLYIEPLSALFSVSPLSWVEWKIVLYLSFPVILIDEVLKFFSRSPRGRRFPLRLWRREILPKESRDN
- the LOC136454288 gene encoding calcium-transporting ATPase 3, endoplasmic reticulum-type-like isoform X2 — encoded protein: MEDAYAKSVAEVLEAFGVDQTKGLSDSQVEQNARLYGKNVLPQEETAVISFLLARMNGETGLSAFLEPSVIFMILAANAAVGVITETNAEKALEELRAYQADIATVLRNGCFSILPATELVPGDIVEVAVGCKVPADMRMVEMLSHQLRVDQAILTGESCSVAKELESTPARNAVYQDKTNILFSGTVVVAGRARAIVIGVGSNTAMGSIRDAMLRTEDEATPLKKKLDEFGTFLAKVIAGICILVWVVNIGHFRDPSHGGFVRGAIHYFKVAVALAVAAIPEGLPAVVTTCLALGTKRMARLNAIVRSLPSVETLGCTTVICSDKTGTLTTNMMSVSKVCVVRSVHQRPMTDEYSISGTTFAPDGFIYDAGGLQLEFPPQSPCLLHLAMCSALCNESTLQYNPDKKSYEKIGESTEVALRVLVEKVGLPGFDSMPSALNMLTKHERASYCNRYWENQFRKISVLEFSRDRKMMSVLCSRKHQEIMFSKGAPESIMARCTHILCNDDGSSVPLTMDIRNELEARFQSFAGKDTLRCLALALKRMPAGQQSISYGDESNLTFIGLVGMLDPPREEVWDAIHSCMSAGIRVIVVTGDNKSTAESLCRQIGAFEHLNDFAGYSYTASEFEGLPPLERTNALQRMVLFSRVEPSHKKMLVEALQTHNEVVAMTGDGVNDAPALKKADIGIAMGSGTAVAKSASDMVLADDNFATIVAAVAEGRAIYNNTKQFIRYMISSNIGEVVCIFVAAVLGMPDTLIPVQLLWVNLVTDGLPATAIGFNKPDGNIMTVKPRKVNEAVVSGWLFFRYLVIGAYVGLATIAGFVWWFVYSENGPRLPYSELVNFDSCSTRQTSYPCSIFEDRHPSTVSMTVLVVVEMFNALNNLSENQSLLVIHPWSNLWLVGSIILTMLLHVTVLYIEPLSALFSVSPLSWVEWKIVLYLSFPVILIDEVLKFFSRSPRGRRFPLRLWRREILPKESRDN